Proteins from a genomic interval of Paenibacillus lentus:
- the garR gene encoding 2-hydroxy-3-oxopropionate reductase, translating into MKKVGFIGLGIMGKPMSLNLIKAGYNLVVLDRNSEVVEELKAAGATVAVNPADVARQVEVVITMLPNSPHVMEVVLGENGIIEGAKPGTVVIDMSSIAPLVSQDIATTLEQRSVAFLDAPVSGGEPKAIDGTLSVMVGGDKKLFDEYYDLLKAMAGSVVHTGKVGAGNITKLANQVVVALNIAALSEAFVLANKAGVEPELVFEAIRGGLAGSTVMEAKAPLMLDRKFDPGFRIDLHIKDLTNALETSHGIGVPLPLTASVLEMMHALKVDGLGTADHSALLQYYEKLAHTEVKR; encoded by the coding sequence ATGAAGAAGGTTGGATTTATTGGGCTTGGGATCATGGGAAAGCCAATGAGCTTGAATTTGATCAAAGCTGGCTATAATTTGGTTGTTCTTGACAGAAACTCCGAGGTAGTAGAGGAATTGAAAGCAGCAGGTGCGACCGTTGCTGTTAATCCTGCAGATGTGGCTAGACAGGTGGAAGTCGTCATTACGATGCTGCCCAACTCTCCACATGTGATGGAGGTAGTACTCGGCGAGAACGGTATTATCGAAGGAGCTAAACCAGGTACTGTTGTCATCGATATGAGTTCCATTGCTCCGCTCGTCAGTCAAGACATCGCTACTACACTTGAGCAGCGGAGCGTTGCCTTCCTGGATGCCCCGGTTAGTGGCGGAGAGCCGAAGGCGATCGACGGTACTCTGTCAGTTATGGTCGGCGGAGACAAGAAGCTGTTCGATGAGTACTATGATCTTCTGAAGGCGATGGCGGGCTCTGTAGTACACACTGGCAAGGTTGGTGCAGGGAACATTACCAAATTGGCGAATCAAGTGGTTGTTGCTCTAAATATTGCCGCCTTGTCTGAAGCATTTGTCTTGGCCAATAAGGCAGGGGTTGAGCCAGAGTTGGTATTTGAAGCGATTCGCGGCGGATTGGCAGGAAGTACGGTCATGGAAGCGAAAGCCCCATTGATGCTGGATCGGAAGTTCGATCCTGGCTTCCGAATCGATTTGCATATTAAGGATTTAACGAATGCACTGGAAACTTCGCACGGCATCGGTGTACCGCTTCCGCTTACCGCTTCGGTGCTGGAAATGATGCATGCGCTCAAAGTGGACGGTTTGGGAACTGCCGATCATAGCGCGCTGCTGCAATATTATGAAAAGTTGGCCCATACAGAAGTTAAACGATAA
- a CDS encoding dihydrodipicolinate synthase family protein: MDTDFIRGVIPPIVTPVDDNERLDEQSFRCIVDHVIEGGVHGILALGSNGEFFGLDPEDLGRVVAVTVEQSAGRVPVYAGIAAISTREGIRQARLYEELGAQAISILPPMFVTPTENELFHHFKKIAEATSLPILLYNNPDKVGNNISPGLLERLVEVPNIVGMKDSSGDQTLTAEFIRRTRDKGFKVLAGRDIMILSTLVYGGVGCVASTANVVPRLVVEIYDKYMDGDIQGALEAQYRLAPLRMAWNLGSFPVATKDAVNLIGLKAGKPILPNTSCSEENLSKIRTILKDMQYL, encoded by the coding sequence ATGGATACCGATTTTATTCGCGGGGTAATTCCCCCGATCGTTACGCCTGTGGACGACAATGAGCGTCTGGATGAGCAGAGCTTTCGGTGCATTGTGGATCATGTAATTGAAGGCGGAGTCCATGGAATTCTGGCGCTGGGCAGCAATGGGGAGTTTTTTGGACTTGATCCGGAGGATCTTGGACGTGTGGTGGCTGTTACGGTTGAGCAGAGTGCGGGAAGGGTGCCGGTTTATGCCGGCATTGCCGCTATTTCAACAAGGGAAGGGATTAGGCAAGCGCGCTTGTACGAGGAGTTGGGCGCGCAGGCTATTTCCATTTTACCGCCGATGTTCGTAACACCGACTGAAAACGAACTATTTCATCATTTTAAGAAAATTGCGGAAGCTACGTCCCTGCCTATTTTGCTATACAACAACCCGGACAAGGTCGGCAACAACATCTCGCCGGGCTTGCTCGAACGCTTGGTAGAAGTGCCTAATATCGTTGGAATGAAGGACAGCAGCGGAGATCAGACGCTGACGGCTGAATTTATCCGCCGTACAAGGGATAAAGGGTTCAAGGTACTGGCGGGCAGAGACATTATGATTTTGAGTACGCTCGTTTACGGCGGTGTCGGCTGCGTAGCATCCACAGCTAATGTTGTTCCCCGGTTGGTTGTAGAAATATACGACAAATATATGGATGGGGATATCCAAGGTGCCCTGGAGGCTCAATATAGGCTGGCGCCGCTGCGTATGGCCTGGAATCTTGGAAGTTTCCCCGTGGCTACTAAAGATGCCGTCAATTTGATTGGCCTTAAGGCGGGGAAACCGATTCTTCCCAACACAAGCTGCTCGGAAGAAAACTTATCGAAAATAAGAACTATTCTGAAGGATATGCAATATCTCTAG
- a CDS encoding CdaR family transcriptional regulator, which produces MKITTELALPIASQLMSVMDFNINIMDDQGIIVASGQSQRIGQQHEGALQVLVTRTQQLIGEEECRNLPGSKPGVNLPIEFQDNVVGVVGITGNPEEVYKFGTIIKMNVEILLEQIHMNKQLHFRKMALEGFINELIVPHNLREKKLKMTARSLQIDLNMERSIMVVEIEEMKWSEEMESSDLLQKINERKEQFLNGLKVLVSFHSFYAYIEDGAFFIAVPAEDQFQKPIYAKIEQYIQRFDYRYYIGVGKFRSGLEGYRASYNEARSCIRLSKRFQQASQATCIDDWGIIPYLDLIPQSVQKEFMQQHKWSGQLNEDHKQTLRTFLDCNLDVRETAALLHVHRNTLFYRLDRISQLLQLDYRKFNDLFKIKLLLTFEQLQN; this is translated from the coding sequence ATGAAAATTACAACTGAACTGGCATTGCCGATCGCAAGTCAACTGATGTCCGTTATGGATTTTAACATCAACATTATGGATGATCAGGGAATAATCGTAGCTAGCGGCCAGTCTCAACGCATCGGTCAGCAGCATGAAGGGGCCTTGCAGGTGCTGGTGACCCGAACTCAACAATTAATCGGAGAAGAGGAGTGCCGCAATTTGCCGGGCTCCAAACCGGGTGTCAATCTGCCCATTGAATTTCAAGATAATGTTGTGGGTGTAGTAGGGATTACTGGCAATCCTGAAGAGGTCTATAAATTCGGCACTATTATCAAGATGAATGTGGAGATTTTATTGGAACAAATCCATATGAATAAACAGCTGCATTTTCGAAAAATGGCGCTGGAGGGTTTCATTAATGAATTGATCGTTCCTCACAATCTACGTGAGAAAAAGCTAAAGATGACCGCTCGTTCGCTACAGATTGATCTTAATATGGAACGGAGTATCATGGTCGTGGAAATTGAGGAGATGAAGTGGTCCGAGGAGATGGAGAGCAGCGATTTGTTGCAAAAGATCAATGAGCGGAAGGAACAGTTTTTGAATGGTTTGAAGGTATTAGTCAGCTTCCACTCGTTTTATGCTTATATTGAGGACGGCGCATTTTTTATCGCTGTACCGGCAGAGGATCAGTTTCAGAAGCCGATCTATGCAAAAATAGAGCAATATATTCAAAGGTTTGACTATCGTTATTATATTGGTGTCGGGAAATTCCGCTCGGGTCTTGAAGGATATAGAGCTTCATATAATGAAGCTCGCAGCTGTATACGCCTAAGCAAGAGATTTCAGCAGGCGTCTCAGGCAACCTGCATTGATGATTGGGGAATTATCCCTTACTTAGATTTGATCCCGCAGTCTGTACAGAAAGAATTTATGCAGCAGCACAAATGGTCTGGTCAGCTGAACGAAGACCACAAGCAGACTTTAAGAACATTCCTGGATTGTAATCTGGATGTCAGGGAAACGGCTGCGTTGTTGCATGTGCACCGAAATACGCTGTTTTACCGGCTGGACAGGATTTCTCAGCTTTTGCAATTGGATTATCGCAAGTTCAATGATCTGTTCAAAATTAAGCTGCTGCTTACCTTTGAACAATTGCAAAATTAG
- a CDS encoding extracellular solute-binding protein: MKKTFLYVLAAVMVFTLLLSGCGSKDNSSNAGQANESNAPAAENSTGTEDITKKVPEGQMMITPMLIGYQNAEIEITWQPNPSQSLEATSPARVDYLTKKMKAWIEEHPNVKIKPISTSSNSGDNMAKLQLKLNEGSAPDVAAVDSFMMPTFAEYAQPLNDAFAAKGISMDDYFPFMHSTMQPDGPGGDILSDWYTTDVRALYYRKDLIDTPPKTVDELISTAKQLQENNKGMTGLIYVAGRNEGAVNNHLGIYWSQGFPLLNEDNSLAFADGDANKAMLNFLSFFENTVGEGISPQRIVEFDKESSMFGDLTTDKFGMFIASSSAVPQLREIIGADAFDAKWGIAELPVVNAGDTSSSSAGGWTNVVFAKDKFKADLAADFVLSLYSDDSAAGEWCEIGGFLPTRKSVFDTTPAFAEDEYYKSFAAYLDQAQSRPPVPEYTTLSSELQIAIGNIVTGSKTAEQALQEVIKKAGK; encoded by the coding sequence TTGAAAAAGACATTTTTATACGTATTAGCAGCAGTTATGGTGTTTACGTTGCTGCTCAGTGGATGTGGTTCCAAGGACAACAGCAGCAACGCTGGTCAAGCCAATGAGTCTAACGCTCCGGCAGCAGAGAATTCTACGGGGACTGAAGATATTACTAAGAAGGTTCCAGAGGGGCAAATGATGATCACTCCGATGCTGATCGGCTATCAAAATGCCGAAATTGAGATTACATGGCAGCCGAACCCGAGCCAGTCGTTGGAAGCGACTTCGCCAGCTCGAGTAGATTACCTGACTAAGAAAATGAAAGCTTGGATTGAAGAGCATCCCAACGTAAAGATTAAGCCAATCAGTACCTCAAGCAACTCTGGCGATAACATGGCTAAGCTGCAGCTCAAGCTTAATGAAGGAAGTGCACCGGATGTGGCTGCAGTAGACTCCTTCATGATGCCGACTTTCGCTGAGTATGCACAGCCTTTGAATGATGCTTTCGCCGCAAAAGGCATTTCAATGGATGATTACTTCCCGTTCATGCACAGTACCATGCAGCCGGATGGGCCAGGTGGAGATATTTTAAGTGATTGGTACACAACAGACGTTCGTGCTTTGTACTACAGAAAAGATTTAATTGATACACCGCCGAAGACGGTTGACGAGTTGATTAGCACAGCTAAACAGCTGCAAGAGAACAATAAGGGAATGACAGGACTCATCTATGTCGCAGGTCGTAACGAAGGTGCAGTTAATAATCATCTGGGCATATATTGGAGCCAGGGCTTCCCATTGTTGAACGAAGACAATAGTCTCGCATTTGCAGATGGAGATGCGAATAAGGCCATGCTGAACTTCCTCTCATTCTTCGAGAATACAGTGGGAGAGGGTATTTCACCACAAAGAATTGTAGAATTTGACAAGGAATCAAGCATGTTTGGAGATTTGACCACAGATAAATTTGGTATGTTTATCGCTTCAAGCTCGGCTGTACCCCAGTTAAGAGAAATAATAGGTGCTGATGCTTTTGATGCGAAGTGGGGAATTGCCGAGCTGCCGGTCGTCAATGCAGGCGATACAAGCAGCTCATCTGCAGGCGGATGGACAAACGTGGTGTTTGCCAAGGATAAATTTAAAGCAGATCTGGCTGCTGATTTTGTACTAAGTCTCTATTCAGACGACTCGGCTGCCGGTGAATGGTGTGAGATCGGCGGGTTCCTTCCGACAAGAAAGTCGGTCTTTGATACGACACCAGCCTTCGCCGAGGACGAGTACTATAAGAGCTTTGCAGCCTATCTAGATCAAGCGCAAAGCCGGCCACCGGTGCCTGAGTACACGACACTATCGAGCGAGTTGCAGATTGCCATTGGTAATATTGTTACTGGTTCCAAGACGGCCGAGCAAGCTTTGCAGGAAGTTATCAAAAAAGCAGGCAAGTAA
- a CDS encoding carbohydrate ABC transporter permease — protein MLQAATESSKKGIIRKLSRGPFFWIAPLILVLLVTFVYPAFEVIRYSFTDASLTGKDYSYTLSSYIQIFSDKQIYTTLWTTFVFVFFSVVGQTVLGLAIALAIVKGEELRLRGTVFVRVVTLLAWAIPGVIIGVIWKIFLNESESGILTSMLNAVGINNVTFLTAAGSALVCTIVANIWRGTAQSMILSYSGLKTISKDILEAADIDGASAWQRLIHVTIPSILSVISINVILNIIATFNTFDMVMALTSGGPGNSTEILALSAYNQIFVHMNLGSGSAYATVLLLINGLMAAFYFWFLRRSSDNT, from the coding sequence ATGCTTCAAGCCGCAACTGAATCATCTAAAAAGGGGATAATACGCAAGCTGTCTCGGGGGCCCTTCTTCTGGATTGCTCCATTAATTCTAGTATTATTGGTCACCTTCGTATACCCGGCTTTTGAAGTGATTCGCTATAGTTTTACCGATGCATCGCTGACGGGAAAAGATTATTCCTACACACTCAGCTCATATATTCAAATATTTAGTGATAAACAAATTTATACAACGTTGTGGACAACCTTTGTCTTCGTCTTCTTCAGCGTCGTTGGTCAGACGGTTTTGGGGCTTGCGATTGCGCTTGCCATTGTAAAAGGAGAGGAGCTTAGGCTTCGCGGTACGGTATTTGTACGTGTGGTCACCTTGCTGGCATGGGCCATTCCAGGTGTTATCATCGGGGTCATTTGGAAGATATTCCTGAATGAATCCGAGTCCGGAATTCTAACTTCTATGCTTAATGCTGTAGGTATTAACAACGTGACATTCCTAACGGCTGCTGGATCGGCGCTGGTCTGTACGATCGTCGCCAATATTTGGAGGGGAACGGCCCAAAGTATGATTCTTTCTTACTCCGGGTTAAAGACGATATCCAAGGATATTCTGGAAGCGGCTGATATTGATGGCGCTTCTGCCTGGCAAAGATTGATTCACGTAACCATTCCTTCCATCCTATCGGTGATATCGATTAATGTCATATTAAATATTATCGCGACCTTCAATACCTTCGACATGGTCATGGCGCTGACTTCCGGTGGTCCTGGTAATTCAACAGAGATTCTTGCCTTATCCGCCTATAATCAAATCTTCGTGCATATGAATTTAGGCTCGGGTTCGGCTTACGCCACGGTTCTTCTCTTAATTAACGGATTGATGGCGGCCTTCTACTTCTGGTTCCTTAGACGCAGCAGCGACAACACTTGA
- a CDS encoding carbohydrate ABC transporter permease yields MNKSAKIKASIGLYFVYILISLFFLLPFLWLVSLSFKTVPELFAVPPKFLPNQFNFDNYKYVLWKTDIFGYLKNSLVIIFATVIGTLILTLPAAYAFSRFDYRGKKATMLAVLFFQMISPLIIVIPLYKYLSSLGMLNNYGSLIFVYIAVALPFAVWSVKGYVDTVPRELDEAAAIDGCNKFQTMYMAILPLVVPGIVSVVILVVVKSWAQFIVPFILLNDSSMYPISVGLVNLQSTADSITTHYLAAAAVIAIFPTLIIFIILQRFIVSAMTAGAVKG; encoded by the coding sequence ATGAACAAGAGCGCTAAAATTAAAGCTTCAATCGGCTTATATTTTGTTTATATCCTAATTTCTCTTTTTTTCTTGTTACCTTTTCTATGGCTCGTATCGCTATCTTTCAAGACGGTACCGGAACTATTCGCTGTTCCGCCAAAATTTTTACCAAATCAGTTTAATTTCGATAATTACAAATACGTGCTTTGGAAGACAGATATATTCGGTTACTTGAAGAACTCGCTGGTGATTATTTTTGCTACGGTCATCGGTACTTTGATCCTAACTCTACCTGCGGCTTATGCCTTCTCTAGATTTGATTATCGGGGTAAGAAAGCGACTATGCTGGCCGTATTATTCTTCCAGATGATTTCACCATTAATTATTGTTATCCCGCTATACAAGTACTTAAGCAGCTTGGGGATGCTGAACAATTATGGAAGTTTAATTTTCGTTTATATCGCCGTCGCTCTCCCCTTTGCGGTATGGTCCGTCAAGGGTTATGTTGATACAGTCCCTAGGGAATTGGATGAAGCGGCTGCCATCGACGGCTGTAATAAATTCCAAACGATGTATATGGCCATTTTGCCGTTGGTTGTTCCAGGAATCGTCTCTGTTGTCATTTTAGTCGTGGTCAAGAGCTGGGCGCAATTTATCGTACCGTTTATTCTGTTGAACGATTCCAGCATGTACCCGATTTCGGTAGGGCTAGTTAATTTGCAGTCTACCGCTGACTCTATTACCACACATTACTTGGCGGCAGCGGCAGTTATCGCTATTTTCCCAACCTTGATTATTTTCATCATTCTGCAAAGATTTATCGTTTCTGCTATGACGGCAGGCGCGGTGAAGGGATAG
- a CDS encoding NifU family protein, producing the protein MELVKQIEDIIMNEIRPMTRVDGGDVVFEGFEDNTIILGAYGDCASCPCVDPELNEWIRERVSKRFGMEFRVKVNKHIPYYAR; encoded by the coding sequence ATGGAACTTGTAAAACAGATTGAAGACATTATTATGAATGAAATTCGTCCTATGACCCGTGTCGACGGTGGGGATGTGGTATTTGAAGGTTTTGAAGACAACACGATCATTCTGGGTGCATATGGGGACTGTGCTTCTTGTCCATGCGTCGATCCGGAACTGAACGAATGGATCAGAGAGCGGGTATCTAAACGATTTGGCATGGAATTTCGGGTGAAAGTTAACAAACACATTCCTTACTACGCAAGATAG